In one window of Helianthus annuus cultivar XRQ/B chromosome 17, HanXRQr2.0-SUNRISE, whole genome shotgun sequence DNA:
- the LOC110923404 gene encoding heat shock cognate 70 kDa protein 1 has protein sequence MRSIGEIVSSGDEKSVSSDNSSDSTDGLSEHSGDVTDGSDKSLQDETVQEQDIVFDKTPSVSDVSDEKMEKLVEERDEKDKQFEFEGEVQNVESVTEKITEKNLFIRYDFESNILIGRRFSDTSVQDDMKLWPFKVSSGSAEKPMIGVSYKGEDPFSAEKISSMVLTKMREIAEAFVGSTVKNAVVTVPAYFNDSQRQATKDAGVIAGLNVMCIINEPTAAAIAYGLDKKASSAGEKNVLIFDLGGGTFDASILTIEEGIFEVKSTAGETHLEGEDFDNRMVNHFVQALCFCRTGVLSHS, from the exons atgagatctattggagagaTTGTATCCAGTGgtgatgaaaaatctgtgtcatcagacaatagttcagatagtactgatggACTTTCAGAACACTCTGGAGATGTTACAGATGGTTCAGATAAAAGTTTACAAGATGAAACTGTGCAAGAACAGGATattgtatttgacaaaacaccatcggtttctgatgtatcagatg aaaaaatggagaaactGGTAGAGGAACGAgatgaaaaagataaacaatttGAATTTGAAGGTGAagttcagaatgttgaaagtgttacAGAGAAGATTactgaaaag AATTTGTTTATTCGATATGACTTTGAAAGCAATATACTTATAGGTAGGAGATTCAGTGACACATCTGTACAGGATGACATGAAGTTATGGCCATTCAAGGTCAGTTCTGGTTCTGCAGAAAAGCCCATGATTGGGGTCTCTTACAAAGGTGAGGATCCGTTTTCAGCTGAAAAGATCTCTTCAATGGTGCTCACTAAAATGCGTGAAATCGCTGAAGCTTTCGTGGGATCGACTGTCAAAAACGCAGTTGTTACGGTCCCTGCATACTTCAACGACTCGCAAAGGCAAGCCACGAAAGATGCTGGTGTCATAGCGGGTTTAAACGTGATGTGTATCATCAACGAGCCGACTGCTGCAGCCATTGCTTATGGTCTAGACAAGAAAGCGTCTAGTGCTGGTGAGAAAAACGTGCTCATTTTCGACCTCGGTGGTGGTACATTTGATGCATCGATTCTTACGATCGAAGAGGGTATCTTTGAAGTGAAATCGACTGCGGGTGAGACGCATCTTGAGGGTGAAGACTTTGATAACCGAATGGTGAATCATTTTGTTCAAGCACTATGTTTTTGCAGGACTGGCGTGTTGAGTCATTCCTAA